One window from the genome of Cryptomeria japonica chromosome 6, Sugi_1.0, whole genome shotgun sequence encodes:
- the LOC131067887 gene encoding uncharacterized protein LOC131067887 has product MVDKYAVRNPIFDGTNYAFWSIKMKAYLALGYDVWQSVVDGYTPSSTPPTDTTGKRKSENNAKAEHALLCSLADSEFTKVMHCKSAKEIWNKLKGIYEGNEKVREAKLQSLRMKYESLKMKEDEDIAAYFLRVDEIVNTITTLGEEVEDTLLVWKLLRTLTMKFDPKVSAIEEMKDLKTLTKDELFGILTTYEMRTEDKPSQKEAAFKISKKGKNKNCALKESSSSESDEAEAYFKRKFKKGKGKYKGKFPFKCFNCGKVGHYASKCPQNEEKSEALAKFKAFKELVENEIDAKIKCLRSDRGGEFTSNEFEDFCAEHGIRRQLSATRTPQRNGVVERKNRTIQEMARAMLNESKIADTFWKEAVHTTMYILNKAQIRIDEGRQFEKAMEDHPKEQGEEEESKEESENEEQDNFESPSKTPSKTPLKTPSKTPSKFVQKNHPEGLVIGELDTNI; this is encoded by the exons ATGGTGGATAAATATGCAGTTAGAAATCCAATCTTCGATGGgacaaattatgcattttggaGTATTAAAATGAAAGCCTATCTGGCACTTGGTTATGATGTTTGGCAGTCCGTGGTGGATGGGTACACACCTTCGTCAACTCCTCCGACCGATACGACAGGAAAGAGGAAAAGTGAGAATAATGCTAAAGCAGAACACGCCCTTCTATGCAGTCTGGCAGATTCCGAATTTACGAAGGTTATGCATTGCAAATCAGCCAAAGAGATATGGAACAAATTAAAAGGTATCTATGAAGGGAATGAAAAAGTAAGAGAAGCCAAGCTTCAATCACTTAGAATGAAATATGAAAGTCTtaaaatgaaggaagatgaagacatCGCTGCCTACTTCTTGCGTGTGGATGAAATTGTGAACACAATCACAACATTGGGAGAAGAAGTTGAAGACACACTCCTTGTTTGGAAATTGCTAAGAACTTTGACAATGAAATTTGATCCCAAGGTATCAGCCATAGAAGAAATGAAGGATTTGAAAACATTGACAAAAGATGAATTGTTTGGAATTCtcacaacctatgaaatgagaacagaAGACAAACCGTCTCAAAAGGAAGCAGCTTTCAAAATATCAAAGAAAGGCAAAAACAAAAACTGTGCACTAAAGGAGAGCTCAAGCAGTGAATCAGATGAGGCTGAAGCTTATTTCAAGAGGAAATTCAAAAAGGGCAAAGGAAAATATAAAGGCAAATTtccatttaaatgtttcaattgtggtaaggtAGGGCACTATGCTTCAAAGTGTCCTCAAAATGAAG aaaaatctgaggcTCTTgcaaagtttaaagctttcaaagaATTAGTTGAAAATGAGATAGATGCCAAAATCAAGTGTCTTAGATCAGaccgaggaggagaattcacttcaaatgagtttgaagatttctGCGCAgaacatggaataagaagacaactttCAGCAACAAGAACTCCACAacgaaatggagttgttgaaagaaagaaccgaACAATTCAGGAAATGGCAAGGGCTATGCTAAATGAATCAAAGATTGCTGAcactttttggaaagaagctgttcaCACAACTATGTACATATTGAACAAGGCACAAATAAGG atagatgaaggaAGACAATTTGAGAAAGCCATGGAAGATCATCCTAAGGAGCAAGGTGAGGAGGAAGAATCAAAAGAAGAAAGTGAAAATGAGGAACAAGACAATTTTGAAAGTCCATCAAAAACACCATCAAAGACACCTTTAAAAACTCCATCAAAAACTCCATCAAAATTTGTTCAGAAAAATCATCCAGAAGGCTTGGTTATTGGAGAGTTGGATACAAACATTTAG